A single genomic interval of Campylobacter concisus harbors:
- a CDS encoding phage protein Gp36 family protein, with product MVLTNEDLLKEVSTRELQELSDFEGSGAVNQGVIDDSVNDALAYISSFIKLPQNPTPLLKDIGVNLTIIELKKRNNFPKEALNEQIEKMDALLLKMANKKLPSQIEDDSAPRLGIRAFRHSEKKMDLKDLNG from the coding sequence ATGGTTTTAACAAACGAGGATCTACTAAAAGAAGTTTCTACTAGAGAGCTACAAGAGCTCAGCGACTTTGAAGGAAGCGGCGCCGTTAATCAAGGCGTCATAGACGATAGCGTAAACGATGCCTTGGCTTATATCTCCTCTTTCATCAAACTTCCACAAAACCCTACGCCGCTGTTAAAAGACATCGGCGTAAATTTGACTATTATCGAGCTCAAAAAGCGCAACAACTTTCCCAAAGAGGCGCTGAATGAGCAGATAGAAAAGATGGATGCCCTACTTTTGAAGATGGCTAATAAGAAGCTTCCGAGCCAAATAGAAGACGATAGTGCACCCAGGCTCGGTATAAGAGCATTTAGGCACAGCGAGAAAAAAATGGACTTAAAGGATTTAAATGGCTGA
- a CDS encoding DUF1804 family protein: MAEKPNIKELAKELYLKGFSLERIAEILNKTVKTIKNYKSQNGDWDELKAASYLNKSGEDKQNIYQNFIEEMRLAVKDIRESELPAGKKAEALSKIGDSFVKMTKVASYENPAAYRLSIAKKVIMLVVDKFKDDENKECIKKLVELIESEKFVKAIEELDV; encoded by the coding sequence ATGGCTGAGAAACCGAATATCAAAGAGCTAGCAAAAGAGCTATATTTAAAAGGCTTCAGCCTTGAGCGCATAGCTGAAATTTTAAACAAGACCGTAAAAACCATAAAAAATTACAAATCTCAAAACGGCGACTGGGACGAACTAAAAGCCGCAAGCTATCTAAACAAAAGTGGCGAAGATAAGCAAAACATCTATCAAAACTTTATCGAAGAGATGCGCCTGGCGGTCAAAGATATAAGAGAAAGTGAACTGCCCGCGGGTAAAAAGGCCGAGGCGCTTTCAAAGATAGGCGACAGCTTCGTTAAGATGACCAAAGTTGCAAGCTACGAAAATCCGGCGGCATACCGTCTAAGCATCGCCAAAAAGGTCATTATGCTGGTAGTCGATAAATTTAAAGACGACGAGAACAAAGAGTGTATCAAAAAACTCGTAGAACTCATCGAGAGCGAAAAATTCGTCAAAGCTATCGAAGAGCTTGACGTTTAG
- the terL gene encoding phage terminase large subunit → MLFSRDELDSFLEDSRETHKQAGAVEPELSKLTRKDFYGWLEELSGELKEQIHLNSPLSPKDRAARVKRAEHDFMFFARTYFPHYFSISSSCALHEDLAQIFEAMTQNASGDKYARAAPRGHAKTTYCSQLLPLWCICFGKKRFIVEISDAVELVEGCLEAIKAELEDNANLKMDFPHVCGASKNWKIGEFVSKNGVKLKAFGSGKRLRGVKFGVYRPDLVILDDLENDTNVRSKEQRDKLEEWLDEAVLNLGSVDGSLDVLYIGTVLHADSVLARKLKLKFWNAKKYQSIVNFPKRMDLWERWSELYKNVSKEASETFYLKNKTLMDEEARVLWEDALPILKLMQKRAENLKSFNKEQQNDPRIETQIFTKESMHFYRELPRCDYFVMYIDPAGEKKKSDYTAITVLGVSKVEAKIYVAESIVEVMKTKKTIKEIIRLNQLYKCRVCAIESNGGQEFFRGWIREKAFEIGVKLPLKGVNNTASKGQRIEELEVPIEDGEILFHQSQSLLIEQLTEYPEAKHDDAPDSLAGAYDLTKLKKKVKRRNR, encoded by the coding sequence ATGCTTTTTTCAAGAGATGAGCTAGACAGCTTCCTGGAAGACAGCAGAGAAACGCACAAGCAAGCCGGCGCCGTAGAACCCGAGCTTAGCAAGCTCACGCGCAAAGACTTTTATGGCTGGCTGGAGGAGCTTAGCGGTGAGCTAAAAGAGCAGATACACCTAAATAGCCCTCTATCCCCCAAAGATAGGGCCGCAAGAGTAAAACGCGCCGAGCACGATTTTATGTTTTTTGCAAGGACTTATTTCCCACACTATTTTAGTATTAGCAGCTCTTGCGCGCTTCACGAAGATCTAGCGCAGATTTTTGAAGCTATGACGCAAAACGCAAGCGGAGACAAATACGCCCGTGCCGCGCCGCGCGGACATGCAAAGACCACGTACTGCTCGCAGCTTCTTCCGCTTTGGTGCATTTGTTTTGGCAAGAAGCGATTCATAGTCGAAATTTCAGATGCGGTGGAGCTCGTTGAGGGGTGTCTTGAAGCCATCAAAGCCGAACTTGAGGACAACGCAAATTTAAAAATGGACTTCCCGCACGTTTGCGGCGCAAGCAAAAATTGGAAGATAGGCGAGTTCGTATCCAAAAACGGAGTCAAGCTTAAGGCGTTTGGCTCTGGCAAAAGACTGCGCGGCGTAAAATTCGGCGTTTATCGCCCAGATCTTGTAATTCTAGATGACCTGGAAAACGATACCAATGTACGCAGCAAAGAGCAACGCGACAAGCTTGAGGAGTGGCTAGACGAAGCGGTTTTAAATTTAGGCAGCGTAGACGGAAGTCTGGATGTGCTTTATATTGGCACCGTACTTCACGCAGATAGCGTTTTAGCTAGGAAGCTCAAGCTTAAATTTTGGAATGCCAAAAAGTACCAAAGTATAGTAAATTTCCCAAAGCGTATGGATTTATGGGAGAGATGGAGCGAACTTTACAAAAATGTTTCAAAAGAGGCTAGCGAAACGTTTTATCTAAAAAACAAAACTCTTATGGACGAGGAGGCGCGGGTACTTTGGGAGGATGCACTACCGATTTTAAAACTCATGCAAAAGCGCGCCGAAAACTTGAAATCTTTTAACAAAGAGCAGCAAAACGATCCGCGTATCGAAACTCAAATTTTTACCAAAGAGAGTATGCATTTTTACCGCGAGCTTCCGAGGTGCGATTACTTCGTTATGTATATCGACCCCGCAGGCGAAAAGAAAAAGAGCGACTACACGGCTATAACAGTGTTAGGAGTAAGCAAGGTAGAAGCCAAGATATATGTAGCAGAAAGCATAGTAGAGGTCATGAAGACCAAAAAGACCATTAAAGAGATCATTAGGCTTAATCAGCTCTATAAATGCCGCGTTTGCGCGATAGAGAGCAACGGCGGGCAGGAGTTTTTTAGAGGCTGGATCAGAGAAAAGGCCTTCGAGATAGGCGTTAAACTACCTTTAAAAGGCGTGAATAATACCGCAAGCAAAGGGCAAAGAATAGAGGAGCTTGAAGTGCCTATAGAGGACGGCGAAATACTCTTCCATCAAAGCCAAAGCCTGCTTATCGAGCAGCTTACCGAGTATCCCGAAGCCAAGCACGACGACGCGCCCGACAGCTTGGCGGGCGCATACGACTTAACGAAACTAAAAAAGAAAGTAAAAAGGCGCAATAGATGA
- a CDS encoding DDE-type integrase/transposase/recombinase, translating to MLYVETQVASLVFGVCERGLRLATQRNSTKYPFLRLQEAGIRSRGGVKLLFEVEIADISSLVRAKKLSSDIEIYVPDNGAQSKNGLKMMKFSEIKKVKVNNNDSNKQDEGDIYLEASEEEIVEARRKRDIIKRYETSDLSSKKFCESEGISEANLFRWQKAYKEQNLRGLLDRRGKKKGSHKLEEWMKDFILTKFRAYGAGDLNITQLWKELHFEYGKRTGKFSAPDFLQGKVTPLFDTGVISRFLKEYKAKNILDTIVSTKGIDKTISYLDPAHGTQGIFVTRRNQCWQIDSSKLDVIVRDGKGGVQVRPNILSIIDVFSGRCVATLAETSNALGITRLLWRAIELLGKPECIKGDNGKDYISKEFQDLLEGLGIDYDASRAYHGKDKAFVERHFGTIQRSKMAHTPGYIGGSVAKRENIEQQTPKKERHAKDEYGWIKKTNQKHLLTYDDMRKRFETAVLEWDITAVKRKKNSPIQRWNSDDTPLKTIEYERFLLFAGSKGIHKVSKKGITIDKITYVSRMLPDVRTEVRVSVNIDNVSEAFIYTLDGEFICKATDSSLMQLRADEFKIANRLFNDRLKAVRKGVSQAKLSEFTKLNVDYDLAQMQTAHQEALKKENKIVENSNIDSIKEAIAQQEAVSEITSAKFDYSKIEITGEVKRNAKRSVLDMAIDKASGE from the coding sequence TCGCTGACATCAGCTCTCTTGTAAGAGCCAAAAAGCTAAGCAGCGATATTGAAATTTATGTGCCTGATAATGGTGCGCAAAGTAAAAACGGACTAAAAATGATGAAATTTAGCGAGATCAAGAAGGTCAAAGTAAATAATAATGACAGCAACAAGCAAGATGAAGGCGACATATATCTTGAAGCTAGCGAGGAAGAGATTGTCGAAGCAAGAAGGAAACGAGACATCATAAAAAGATATGAGACGAGCGATCTGTCCTCTAAAAAGTTTTGTGAAAGCGAAGGCATTAGCGAGGCAAACCTTTTTAGATGGCAAAAAGCCTATAAGGAGCAAAATTTACGCGGTCTGCTTGATAGGCGCGGCAAAAAGAAGGGCTCACATAAGCTTGAAGAGTGGATGAAGGATTTTATACTCACTAAATTTAGAGCTTACGGGGCTGGTGATCTAAACATCACACAGCTTTGGAAAGAGCTTCATTTCGAATATGGTAAGCGAACAGGTAAATTCAGTGCACCTGACTTTCTTCAAGGCAAGGTAACGCCACTATTCGATACTGGCGTGATCAGTAGGTTTTTAAAAGAATATAAAGCCAAGAACATACTAGACACCATCGTCTCAACCAAAGGCATAGATAAAACCATAAGCTACCTTGACCCGGCTCACGGCACACAAGGCATATTCGTGACTAGACGAAATCAGTGCTGGCAGATAGACAGCTCAAAGCTCGATGTCATCGTGCGAGACGGCAAAGGTGGAGTGCAGGTAAGACCAAATATCCTTTCTATCATAGACGTATTCAGCGGTAGATGCGTGGCAACTTTGGCTGAGACCTCAAACGCATTAGGCATAACTCGCTTACTTTGGAGAGCTATTGAGCTTTTGGGCAAGCCTGAGTGTATAAAAGGCGATAACGGTAAAGACTACATAAGTAAAGAATTTCAAGACCTGCTTGAAGGTCTTGGTATAGACTATGACGCTTCAAGAGCCTATCATGGCAAAGACAAAGCCTTTGTCGAAAGACATTTTGGCACGATTCAGCGAAGCAAGATGGCCCATACTCCGGGCTATATAGGCGGAAGTGTTGCAAAGCGCGAGAACATAGAGCAGCAAACCCCTAAAAAAGAACGACATGCAAAAGACGAATATGGTTGGATAAAAAAGACCAATCAAAAACATCTACTAACGTATGATGACATGAGGAAGCGATTTGAAACGGCTGTGCTTGAGTGGGATATAACTGCCGTAAAACGCAAAAAGAATTCTCCTATACAAAGATGGAATAGCGACGATACACCGCTAAAAACTATTGAATATGAGAGATTTTTACTCTTTGCCGGTAGTAAAGGCATCCATAAAGTCAGCAAAAAAGGCATAACGATCGATAAGATAACCTATGTATCGCGCATGCTGCCTGATGTCAGGACAGAGGTTAGAGTAAGCGTGAATATAGACAACGTGAGCGAGGCATTCATATATACGCTTGATGGAGAGTTCATCTGTAAAGCCACAGATAGTAGCTTGATGCAGCTTAGAGCGGATGAATTTAAGATTGCCAATAGACTATTCAATGACAGGTTAAAAGCAGTAAGAAAAGGGGTAAGTCAAGCAAAACTGAGCGAATTCACAAAACTAAATGTGGATTATGATCTGGCTCAAATGCAAACAGCTCATCAAGAAGCGCTCAAAAAAGAAAATAAGATTGTTGAAAACTCAAATATCGATAGTATTAAAGAAGCCATAGCGCAGCAAGAGGCTGTTAGTGAGATAACAAGCGCAAAATTTGATTACTCTAAAATTGAGATAACAGGCGAAGTAAAGAGAAATGCCAAAAGGAGCGTTCTTGACATGGCGATAGATAAGGCCAGCGGTGAATAA
- a CDS encoding AAA family ATPase, protein MSEIFEFLKSSSLTKDSFNEKVEFLIEGFLVKQLITLIYADGGTGKSYMAFALAKKLCKEGQRVFFIDYDNPVGVLKQRGVDRLLIESYENMNYIQRSTLELCGFELVLKLEENAVGKAYKDCVFILDSLRDFVDINNDNRINRLFGALKNLREAGATVIILHHSNKDGKNYQGSNHIRNSLDIMYHLLKRPSKENELNFLLEVAKERAGVKDSGFCVKTLNLELNELDVEVARMSEYELNFTTLAQKILAGGEANKTELLNAMNYEKDDRTARDCLDKFDGKLWFSRKMGKSVIYSCKSETTTDTTITTMRENTLNLAV, encoded by the coding sequence ATGAGCGAAATTTTCGAGTTTTTAAAAAGTTCTAGCCTAACCAAGGATAGTTTCAACGAAAAGGTCGAGTTTTTGATAGAGGGCTTTTTAGTAAAGCAGCTAATCACACTGATCTACGCGGACGGCGGCACGGGCAAAAGCTATATGGCCTTTGCTCTAGCTAAAAAACTTTGCAAAGAGGGTCAAAGGGTGTTTTTTATAGACTACGACAACCCCGTAGGCGTACTAAAACAGCGCGGCGTAGATAGGCTACTTATAGAAAGCTACGAGAATATGAATTATATCCAGCGCTCTACTTTGGAGCTTTGCGGATTTGAACTTGTTCTAAAGCTAGAAGAAAACGCCGTAGGTAAAGCTTATAAAGATTGCGTTTTTATACTAGATAGTTTGCGTGATTTCGTAGACATCAACAATGATAACCGTATAAATAGACTATTTGGTGCGCTTAAGAATTTACGCGAAGCGGGAGCTACCGTGATCATCCTGCACCACTCTAACAAAGACGGTAAAAACTATCAAGGCAGCAACCATATAAGAAATTCTCTCGACATTATGTATCATCTATTAAAACGCCCTAGCAAGGAAAACGAGTTAAATTTCTTACTTGAAGTAGCCAAAGAAAGAGCCGGAGTAAAAGATAGCGGTTTTTGTGTAAAAACGCTAAATTTAGAACTAAACGAGCTTGACGTGGAAGTAGCTAGAATGAGTGAATACGAGCTAAATTTTACCACTCTAGCGCAAAAGATACTAGCCGGCGGCGAGGCAAACAAGACCGAGCTGCTAAACGCTATGAATTACGAAAAAGACGATAGAACGGCTAGGGATTGCCTCGATAAATTCGACGGCAAGCTATGGTTTAGCCGTAAAATGGGCAAGAGCGTGATATATAGTTGTAAATCAGAGACTACAACCGATACAACTATTACAACTATGAGAGAAAATACCTTAAATTTGGCGGTTTAG
- a CDS encoding phage virion morphogenesis protein, translating to MIEVKGLEELQTKLKSLQNIDKKTKPLMQTLGNILQNEIEASFENESSPFGQKWQALKPSTIRQKQKLGKSSNILRSDGNLADKWIVKADNKKATVSNNTNKNGFAYGLVHQFGTNKAGQSKNVRIAARPFLPVDKSGHLPNRTKQAIEDATIEFMVEKLK from the coding sequence ATGATAGAAGTTAAAGGCCTAGAAGAGCTGCAAACGAAGCTAAAATCTCTGCAAAATATCGACAAAAAAACCAAGCCGCTAATGCAAACGTTAGGCAATATCTTACAAAACGAAATAGAAGCTAGTTTTGAGAACGAGAGCAGTCCGTTCGGACAAAAATGGCAGGCCTTGAAACCTAGTACGATTAGGCAAAAACAAAAACTAGGAAAGTCATCTAATATTTTAAGATCGGACGGAAATTTGGCGGATAAATGGATAGTTAAAGCAGACAATAAAAAAGCCACGGTATCTAATAATACGAATAAAAACGGCTTTGCTTACGGGTTAGTTCATCAATTCGGCACCAATAAGGCGGGACAAAGTAAAAACGTAAGAATCGCGGCTCGCCCGTTCTTGCCGGTAGATAAAAGTGGACATTTGCCAAATAGGACGAAGCAGGCTATCGAAGATGCAACGATAGAATTTATGGTAGAGAAGTTGAAATAA
- a CDS encoding host-nuclease inhibitor Gam family protein, whose translation MQINSFSDVDVALKRLCEVSVGIEKINGEVTLECNRIKEARKSEVERLESEKSYIEQQITLFCEDNKAQFAEKRSKEFTFGEIGYRISKSVRVPSVKAKLESLLNSIKAFGLGKECIIYEEKPNKEALAELKDEDLVKLGLKRVVKDNFRIVPKIESLEVGK comes from the coding sequence ATGCAAATAAATAGTTTTAGCGATGTTGATGTTGCCTTAAAAAGGCTTTGTGAGGTAAGCGTAGGGATAGAGAAGATAAACGGAGAAGTAACGCTTGAGTGCAACCGCATAAAAGAAGCTAGAAAAAGCGAAGTCGAAAGGCTAGAAAGCGAAAAAAGCTACATAGAGCAGCAAATAACGCTTTTTTGCGAGGATAATAAGGCCCAGTTTGCCGAAAAACGCTCAAAAGAATTTACTTTTGGCGAGATCGGCTACCGCATAAGCAAAAGCGTAAGAGTACCTAGCGTAAAAGCCAAGCTTGAGAGTTTGCTAAACTCCATAAAGGCGTTTGGGCTAGGTAAAGAGTGCATTATATACGAGGAAAAGCCTAACAAAGAAGCGCTTGCAGAGCTAAAAGACGAGGATTTGGTAAAGCTCGGTCTTAAAAGGGTGGTAAAAGATAATTTTAGGATAGTGCCTAAAATAGAGAGCTTGGAGGTAGGAAAATGA
- a CDS encoding DUF935 family protein, protein MLRDFPHTSTIKSARLSWGANLTSDVKEGSYAAAKTHNEIREDLAANDAKILIFVMNKAISFFKEINGYNGELYAKLFDEDAPNTERATRDKTLYDMGFAPTKKYITSTYNIEIDENVGAQEKNLKANKANLAALKGSLKALDRFDKATDEMDVEDGEIEAALNKLIASSETYEEAFDKLYELYDLPFERLESLMFRAVANAQMLGYLDEF, encoded by the coding sequence ATTTTACGAGACTTCCCGCATACCTCGACAATCAAATCAGCAAGGCTATCTTGGGGGGCAAATTTAACCAGCGACGTAAAAGAAGGTAGCTATGCCGCGGCAAAGACGCATAATGAAATCAGAGAGGATTTGGCCGCAAACGATGCTAAAATTTTAATCTTCGTGATGAACAAGGCCATAAGCTTTTTTAAGGAGATCAACGGCTATAACGGCGAGCTTTACGCCAAACTATTCGATGAAGACGCTCCTAATACCGAGCGCGCTACAAGAGACAAGACACTATACGATATGGGCTTTGCTCCGACCAAAAAATATATAACCTCGACTTACAATATCGAGATCGACGAAAATGTCGGGGCGCAAGAGAAAAATTTAAAAGCTAACAAAGCGAATTTAGCAGCCTTAAAAGGCTCTTTAAAGGCTTTAGATAGATTTGATAAAGCCACGGACGAGATGGATGTAGAAGACGGCGAGATAGAAGCGGCTTTAAACAAACTAATCGCAAGCAGCGAGACTTACGAAGAGGCCTTCGATAAGCTTTATGAGCTTTATGATTTGCCATTTGAGAGGCTTGAATCACTAATGTTTAGAGCTGTAGCAAATGCCCAGATGCTAGGATATCTAGATGAATTTTAG
- a CDS encoding phage protein GemA/Gp16 family protein: MNTSELKKYYIKIIQTLKHNYFVDDECRKVYLQAQFGKDSLTQLSVEELRSVLEVVGYKPYKGANFKRPARKTKATRKTKAHKTSNHSFVAGEDLMPAKGSLYATKKQLETIAGIWEEIANVKTGMALREFIFRIVKIRPLHLKFLSRTDAADVVQALIQMKDKYK, from the coding sequence ATGAATACGAGCGAGCTTAAAAAGTACTATATCAAGATAATACAAACGTTAAAGCACAACTATTTCGTGGACGACGAGTGCAGGAAGGTGTATTTACAAGCGCAATTCGGCAAAGATAGCTTGACGCAACTAAGCGTTGAAGAGCTTAGAAGCGTGCTAGAAGTCGTGGGTTATAAACCCTATAAAGGCGCAAATTTTAAAAGACCTGCGCGAAAAACCAAAGCAACCCGCAAAACCAAAGCACACAAAACGTCTAATCATTCTTTTGTAGCCGGCGAAGATCTAATGCCCGCTAAAGGAAGCCTATACGCCACTAAAAAACAACTTGAAACTATTGCCGGTATCTGGGAAGAGATAGCCAACGTAAAAACGGGTATGGCTCTAAGAGAGTTCATTTTTAGGATAGTTAAAATCAGGCCTTTGCATCTTAAATTTTTGTCAAGGACTGATGCTGCCGACGTCGTGCAAGCCCTTATTCAAATGAAAGACAAATACAAATGA
- a CDS encoding phage minor head protein — MNFSFFEEPTAVYEYLKSKKPEAHFDYDEIMHDAHKKAFTVAKMMNLDLLKDTQASLAKAFKEGVGFDEWKKSVKPMLAKKGWLGNIKVKDPKTGEEKEIYVGNRRLRTIFNTNMRTAYAKARYESQMQSLGEYFRYTAVLDGRTREAHRKLHGKTLPKTDKFWDTNYPPNGWGCRCKVQVLTEAECVARGIVPLADGSFLPQAAEKDFRYNPGKIDKTDEILKDKQNKTLGAITSTLAKKNLKQTLENFEHERDIYVWQKSLDDMVNAVIGGKIIKDKIYQVAQVGELKQSIKKNLKIIDVEPKASSIAVYQNTISHITRDSKPKGKEPNIDEIKAVVGVFDEAKRVFYDKKDNVLLYFYNSLQNDNMVNYAVIRLDYTLKKFKTDNFIATITRIPVENYKAILKDKKRYIKIK, encoded by the coding sequence ATGAATTTTAGTTTTTTCGAGGAGCCTACGGCGGTTTATGAATATTTAAAGAGCAAAAAGCCAGAAGCACACTTTGATTACGACGAGATCATGCACGACGCCCATAAAAAGGCTTTTACTGTCGCAAAGATGATGAATTTAGATCTTTTAAAGGATACGCAGGCTTCGCTCGCCAAAGCCTTTAAAGAGGGCGTTGGGTTTGACGAGTGGAAAAAGAGCGTAAAGCCTATGCTTGCAAAGAAAGGCTGGCTAGGAAATATCAAGGTAAAAGACCCAAAGACCGGCGAAGAAAAAGAAATTTACGTAGGCAATAGGCGGCTAAGGACTATATTTAATACCAACATGAGAACGGCCTACGCCAAGGCTAGGTATGAAAGCCAGATGCAAAGCCTAGGCGAATACTTCCGCTATACCGCCGTGCTAGACGGCAGGACCAGAGAAGCCCACAGGAAGCTTCACGGCAAGACCCTGCCCAAGACGGATAAATTTTGGGATACCAATTATCCGCCAAACGGTTGGGGGTGCCGCTGCAAGGTGCAGGTGCTTACAGAGGCCGAATGCGTAGCTAGGGGCATCGTGCCGCTTGCAGATGGCTCTTTTTTGCCACAAGCTGCAGAAAAAGATTTTAGATACAACCCAGGTAAAATCGATAAGACAGACGAAATTTTAAAAGATAAGCAAAATAAGACCTTGGGCGCCATTACTTCAACTCTTGCAAAGAAAAATTTAAAGCAGACATTAGAAAACTTCGAGCACGAAAGAGATATTTATGTTTGGCAAAAAAGCTTAGATGATATGGTAAATGCCGTAATTGGCGGTAAAATTATCAAAGATAAAATTTATCAGGTGGCTCAAGTAGGGGAGTTAAAGCAAAGTATCAAGAAAAATCTAAAAATCATCGACGTAGAGCCCAAAGCATCCAGTATAGCCGTTTATCAAAACACTATCTCGCACATCACGAGAGATAGCAAGCCGAAGGGAAAAGAGCCCAATATCGATGAAATAAAAGCCGTAGTAGGCGTATTTGACGAAGCTAAACGCGTATTTTACGATAAAAAGGACAATGTTTTACTATATTTTTATAATAGCCTACAAAACGATAACATGGTAAATTACGCCGTCATCCGCCTAGACTATACGCTTAAAAAATTTAAAACCGATAATTTTATAGCGACTATTACGAGGATACCCGTAGAAAATTATAAAGCTATTTTGAAAGATAAAAAAAGATATATAAAGATAAAGTAG
- a CDS encoding DUF935 family protein, translating into MSKKKSNFKRLKLNNKNESQSQTIPIKRKTAAPIPQNGTLIDLLINTGVSSVGNDDMDMILADLTVTQCDVSRKSVTEKKEIQIVCDDEKIKDEFKKIFNPDVVSQILETYLYGLNVFEVNYKEKEGLVYPRLVQRDFRQFKFNDAGEFVFNAGGSEQSIPPLKVIYALNRANFRKVYGDGLLKKLYFPVKMKNASLKFWFRFLEKFGSPWAIAKTSYEPDEMVAEVQAMLSGDSAVIDTDEEITLVQPTSNVDFTRLPAYLDNQISKAILGGKFNQRRKRR; encoded by the coding sequence ATGAGTAAGAAAAAATCAAATTTCAAACGATTAAAATTAAACAACAAAAACGAAAGCCAATCTCAGACGATACCCATAAAGCGCAAAACGGCAGCTCCCATCCCCCAAAACGGTACTCTGATAGATTTGCTGATAAATACAGGAGTTTCTAGCGTAGGCAACGACGATATGGATATGATACTAGCCGATCTTACCGTTACGCAGTGCGACGTGAGTCGCAAGTCCGTGACCGAGAAAAAAGAGATCCAAATCGTTTGCGACGATGAAAAAATTAAGGACGAATTTAAAAAGATTTTTAATCCCGACGTCGTCAGCCAAATTTTAGAGACCTATCTTTACGGGCTAAACGTATTTGAAGTCAACTACAAAGAAAAAGAAGGGCTTGTATACCCAAGACTCGTGCAGCGTGATTTTAGGCAATTTAAATTTAACGACGCAGGCGAGTTCGTGTTTAATGCCGGCGGAAGCGAGCAGAGTATTCCGCCTTTAAAAGTTATATACGCATTAAACAGAGCGAATTTTAGAAAGGTATACGGAGACGGGCTGCTTAAAAAGCTGTATTTCCCCGTCAAGATGAAAAACGCCAGCTTAAAGTTTTGGTTTAGGTTTTTAGAAAAATTCGGATCGCCTTGGGCGATAGCAAAAACTAGCTACGAGCCCGACGAAATGGTTGCGGAAGTGCAAGCTATGCTTAGTGGCGATAGCGCGGTCATAGATACAGACGAGGAAATCACATTGGTGCAGCCTACATCAAACGTAGATTTTACGAGACTTCCCGCATACCTCGACAATCAAATCAGCAAGGCTATCTTGGGGGGCAAATTTAACCAGCGACGTAAAAGAAGGTAG
- a CDS encoding AAA family ATPase gives MELANKISEFIKANEKDGMSQNRFAAALGINPAYISGYLKKGSNYKYADKVEEPAKNYINNFIKKVDVIQDELPFIRTKDAKSIHAVINWAVRDRDMAMISGVAGSGKTRAIKEYVKTHPDSILIEATINTSAKSLFKILAHELGINDKGSIDDLVRQSGEVLKKVSKTIIIDEAEHLPYRALESLRRMHDFSRATLVLVGTNKLLINLTASKSGNELEQLSSRVGNKWILGGLSYVDEDKKKIRDDLEAVCKNFGVTQKPCIDLIETLAKGNFRKTEKLLRRAKMLSEYAKTPINEDVVKEATKMLLL, from the coding sequence ATGGAATTAGCAAACAAAATAAGCGAATTTATAAAAGCCAACGAAAAAGACGGCATGAGTCAGAATAGATTTGCTGCGGCTTTGGGGATCAACCCCGCGTATATTTCAGGATATTTGAAGAAAGGCTCTAACTACAAGTATGCAGACAAGGTAGAAGAGCCAGCAAAAAATTACATCAACAATTTTATCAAAAAAGTGGATGTAATTCAAGACGAGCTGCCTTTTATAAGGACAAAAGACGCCAAAAGCATACATGCGGTCATCAATTGGGCGGTCAGAGATAGAGATATGGCGATGATCTCGGGAGTAGCAGGAAGCGGTAAAACAAGAGCTATAAAAGAATACGTAAAAACTCATCCTGATAGCATCTTGATAGAAGCTACGATCAATACTTCGGCAAAGAGCCTATTTAAAATTTTAGCTCATGAGCTTGGAATAAACGATAAAGGCAGTATCGATGATCTGGTGCGTCAAAGCGGCGAAGTCCTAAAGAAAGTCAGCAAGACCATAATCATAGACGAGGCCGAGCATTTGCCTTACCGCGCGCTTGAAAGCTTGCGCAGGATGCACGATTTTAGCCGCGCTACTCTGGTGCTTGTGGGTACGAACAAGCTACTAATAAATTTAACCGCTTCAAAGAGCGGAAACGAGCTAGAACAGCTAAGCTCGAGAGTCGGAAATAAATGGATACTAGGCGGACTTTCCTACGTAGACGAAGACAAGAAAAAGATAAGAGACGATCTAGAAGCTGTTTGTAAAAACTTCGGCGTAACGCAAAAACCATGCATCGATCTAATAGAAACGCTAGCTAAAGGAAATTTTAGAAAGACCGAAAAGCTGCTAAGAAGGGCGAAGATGCTAAGCGAATACGCAAAGACCCCTATAAATGAAGACGTAGTCAAAGAGGCTACGAAGATGCTGCTTTTATAG